A single genomic interval of Picosynechococcus sp. PCC 7003 harbors:
- a CDS encoding DUF6228 family protein: MPFIIRSSHSSLRLEMHRGHKNFVVAKVIGTNIQAETLVCTYLSQGIGAFFGDLAHHWQGWPGRKEWFSLEEELKLSATCDRLGHIFLLVNLKNGTPPVWNLQTELILEAGQLEDLAAQACAFEVIAFF, from the coding sequence GTGCCTTTTATTATTCGATCAAGCCACAGTTCCCTTCGTCTTGAAATGCACCGTGGCCATAAAAACTTTGTTGTTGCCAAAGTTATCGGTACAAACATACAGGCTGAAACGCTTGTCTGTACCTATTTGTCCCAGGGGATCGGTGCTTTTTTTGGGGATCTGGCGCACCATTGGCAGGGCTGGCCAGGTCGTAAGGAATGGTTCTCTTTAGAAGAAGAATTAAAGCTCAGTGCAACTTGCGATCGCCTGGGCCACATTTTTCTTTTGGTTAATCTCAAAAATGGCACACCTCCGGTCTGGAACCTTCAAACAGAGTTAATCCTAGAAGCCGGACAGCTTGAAGATCTTGCCGCCCAAGCCTGTGCCTTTGAGGTGATCGCCTTTTTTTGA